From the Homo sapiens chromosome 1, GRCh38.p14 Primary Assembly genome, one window contains:
- the CD1B gene encoding T-cell surface glycoprotein CD1b isoform X4, translating into MLLLPFQLLAVLFPGGNSEHAFQGPTSFHVIQTSSFTNSTWAQTQGSGWLDDLQIHGWDSDSGTAIFLKPWSKGNFSDKEVAELEEIFRVYIFGFAREVQDFAGDFQMKYPFEIQGIAGCELHSGGAIVSFLRGALGGLDFLSVKNASCVPSPEGGSRAQKFCALIIQYQGIMETVRILLYETCPRYLLGVLNAGKADLQRQGHIRISHEPSSCLLSHSQ; encoded by the exons ATGCTGCTGCTGCCATTTCAACTGTTAGCTGTTCTCTTTCCTGGTGGTAACAGTGAACATG CCTTCCAGGGGCCGACCTCCTTTCATGTTATCCAGACCTCGTCCTTTACCAATAGTACCTGGGCACAAACTCAAGGCTCAGGCTGGTTGGATGATTTGCAGATTCATGGCTGGGATAGCGACTCAGGCACTGCCATATTCCTGAAGCCTTGGTCTAAAGGTAACTTTAGTGATAAGGAGGTTGCTGAGTTAGAGGAGATATTCCGAGTCTACATCTTTGGATTCGCTCGAGAAGTACAAGACTTTGCCGGTGATTTCCAGATGAAAT ACCCCTTTGAGATCCAGGGCATAGCAGGCTGTGAGCTACATTCTGGAGGTGCCATAGTAAGCTTCCTGAGGGGAGCTCTAGGAGGATTGGATTTCCTGAGTGTCAAGAATGCTTCATGTGTGCCTTCCCCAGAAGGTGGCAGCAGGGCACAGAAATTCTGTGCACTAATCATACAATATCAAGGTATCATGGAAACTGTGAGAATTCTCCTCTATGAAACCTGCCCCCGATATCTCTTGGGCGTCCTCAATGCAGGAAAAGCAGATCTGCAAAGACAAG GTCATATCAGAATATCCCATGAGCCATCATCATGTCTCCTCTCCCATTCGCAATAA
- the CD1B gene encoding T-cell surface glycoprotein CD1b isoform X1: MLLLPFQLLAVLFPGGNSEHAFQGPTSFHVIQTSSFTNSTWAQTQGSGWLDDLQIHGWDSDSGTAIFLKPWSKGNFSDKEVAELEEIFRVYIFGFAREVQDFAGDFQMKYPFEIQGIAGCELHSGGAIVSFLRGALGGLDFLSVKNASCVPSPEGGSRAQKFCALIIQYQGIMETVRILLYETCPRYLLGVLNAGKADLQRQVKPEAWLSSGPSPGPGRLQLVCHVSGFYPKPVWVMWMRGNPTSIGSIVLAIIVPSLLLLLCLALWYMRRRSYQNIP, translated from the exons ATGCTGCTGCTGCCATTTCAACTGTTAGCTGTTCTCTTTCCTGGTGGTAACAGTGAACATG CCTTCCAGGGGCCGACCTCCTTTCATGTTATCCAGACCTCGTCCTTTACCAATAGTACCTGGGCACAAACTCAAGGCTCAGGCTGGTTGGATGATTTGCAGATTCATGGCTGGGATAGCGACTCAGGCACTGCCATATTCCTGAAGCCTTGGTCTAAAGGTAACTTTAGTGATAAGGAGGTTGCTGAGTTAGAGGAGATATTCCGAGTCTACATCTTTGGATTCGCTCGAGAAGTACAAGACTTTGCCGGTGATTTCCAGATGAAAT ACCCCTTTGAGATCCAGGGCATAGCAGGCTGTGAGCTACATTCTGGAGGTGCCATAGTAAGCTTCCTGAGGGGAGCTCTAGGAGGATTGGATTTCCTGAGTGTCAAGAATGCTTCATGTGTGCCTTCCCCAGAAGGTGGCAGCAGGGCACAGAAATTCTGTGCACTAATCATACAATATCAAGGTATCATGGAAACTGTGAGAATTCTCCTCTATGAAACCTGCCCCCGATATCTCTTGGGCGTCCTCAATGCAGGAAAAGCAGATCTGCAAAGACAAG TGAAGCCTGAGGCCTGGCTGTCCAGTGGCCCCAGTCCTGGACCTGGCCGTCTGCAGCTTGTGTGCCATGTCTCAGGATTCTACCCAAAGCCCGTGTGGGTGATGTGGATGCGGG GAAACCCCACCTCCATTGGCTCAATTGTTTTGGCAATAATAGTGCCTTCCTTGCTCCTTTTGCTATGCCTTGCATTATGGTATATGAGGCGCCG GTCATATCAGAATATCCCATGA
- the CD1B gene encoding T-cell surface glycoprotein CD1b precursor, producing the protein MLLLPFQLLAVLFPGGNSEHAFQGPTSFHVIQTSSFTNSTWAQTQGSGWLDDLQIHGWDSDSGTAIFLKPWSKGNFSDKEVAELEEIFRVYIFGFAREVQDFAGDFQMKYPFEIQGIAGCELHSGGAIVSFLRGALGGLDFLSVKNASCVPSPEGGSRAQKFCALIIQYQGIMETVRILLYETCPRYLLGVLNAGKADLQRQVKPEAWLSSGPSPGPGRLQLVCHVSGFYPKPVWVMWMRGEQEQQGTQLGDILPNANWTWYLRATLDVADGEAAGLSCRVKHSSLEGQDIILYWRNPTSIGSIVLAIIVPSLLLLLCLALWYMRRRSYQNIP; encoded by the exons ATGCTGCTGCTGCCATTTCAACTGTTAGCTGTTCTCTTTCCTGGTGGTAACAGTGAACATG CCTTCCAGGGGCCGACCTCCTTTCATGTTATCCAGACCTCGTCCTTTACCAATAGTACCTGGGCACAAACTCAAGGCTCAGGCTGGTTGGATGATTTGCAGATTCATGGCTGGGATAGCGACTCAGGCACTGCCATATTCCTGAAGCCTTGGTCTAAAGGTAACTTTAGTGATAAGGAGGTTGCTGAGTTAGAGGAGATATTCCGAGTCTACATCTTTGGATTCGCTCGAGAAGTACAAGACTTTGCCGGTGATTTCCAGATGAAAT ACCCCTTTGAGATCCAGGGCATAGCAGGCTGTGAGCTACATTCTGGAGGTGCCATAGTAAGCTTCCTGAGGGGAGCTCTAGGAGGATTGGATTTCCTGAGTGTCAAGAATGCTTCATGTGTGCCTTCCCCAGAAGGTGGCAGCAGGGCACAGAAATTCTGTGCACTAATCATACAATATCAAGGTATCATGGAAACTGTGAGAATTCTCCTCTATGAAACCTGCCCCCGATATCTCTTGGGCGTCCTCAATGCAGGAAAAGCAGATCTGCAAAGACAAG TGAAGCCTGAGGCCTGGCTGTCCAGTGGCCCCAGTCCTGGACCTGGCCGTCTGCAGCTTGTGTGCCATGTCTCAGGATTCTACCCAAAGCCCGTGTGGGTGATGTGGATGCGGGGTGAGCAGGAGCAGCAGGGCACTCAGCTAGGGGACATCCTGCCCAATGCTAACTGGACATGGTATCTCCGAGCAACCCTGGATGTGGCAGATGGGGAGGCGGCTGGCCTGTCCTGTCGGGTGAAGCACAGCAGTTTAGAGGGCCAGGACATCATCCTCTACTGGA GAAACCCCACCTCCATTGGCTCAATTGTTTTGGCAATAATAGTGCCTTCCTTGCTCCTTTTGCTATGCCTTGCATTATGGTATATGAGGCGCCG GTCATATCAGAATATCCCATGA